In Palaemon carinicauda isolate YSFRI2023 chromosome 38, ASM3689809v2, whole genome shotgun sequence, a single window of DNA contains:
- the Smurf gene encoding E3 ubiquitin-protein ligase SMURF2 gives MGTIDSAVRPIGSSKPPTPSSQRCYVGKGDGIHISVWNRRKIHKKAGSGFLGCVRIVASAIHRLKDTGYQCLDLTRAGNEDCEPVRGQIVVSLMSRDGRGTGSHNAVVDTLGNLSSPDDLPEGWEERRTQNGRLYYVNHHDRTTTWERPTVPAHVIVDRRRRDKTYVCPCAIYIFLSSVFSCVAPKACNSPSCSSASPSSSPASQRCSRNLPSQACPPSTSSSTSASPRYIRTSSQAHRAAIITTTTSTSSSSSPFVPPPNHTIGFGEEECPPYDSPCLPPPPSLPSAPPSSILNSDDDGEDDEHSRHTQAPLHHYGFDSLCTLPTSPCSSSWCPHAAPTSRHSATCCRPGDSSSVVASPSRLSTSSITNSTSNSSTTATVSSSSVGVGNIVLSNPNTSSSDVPPEGTPVRRDPREHRRSRADSIERQSQRDSAESRRNPDSVRRRSARHRHYLSRNQLHQPPDLPEGFEMRTTQQGQVYYYNVNLGTSTWHDPRVPRDLGHINIDELAPLPPGWELRHTASGRPYFLDHCNRTTQFTDPRLSNSHILSNILRSRNESNRLSVIENSNNSECRTGNSESSSSSIPNNRSNSSRRNSASRSRGPSPEANTNAETVSSSSPPPSNEEPNNSVNSTPASPTIVPTSGVSNSVSSEGSGVNTSVNSTVNSSNNPVVLQNNTTNLQISSNNNTNAPKDPTVIDVESECLPKYKRDLVAKMKVLRAELQCLQPQSGHCRLDIPRGEIFEESYRQIMKMRPKDLRKRLMVKFKGEEGLDYGGVAREWLYLLSHEMLNPYYGLFQYSRDDIYTLQINPDSSINPEHLSYFHFVGRVIGMAVFHGHYIDGGFSMPFYKMLLNKLIVLDDIEAVDPDLHRSLNWMLENVITDIIDTTFTVEHDCFGVLQKKELKPGGNNVIVTEENKKEYVRLYVNFRFMQGIEHQFGALQKGFTEVVPQHLLKPFDERELELIIGGLGKIDIEDWKANTRLKHCTPETPVVGWFWQIVDSYTEEMRARLLQFVTGSSRVPLQGFKALQGSTGAAGPRLFTIHQIDAPSENLPKAHTCFNRIDLPPYESYIKMLEKLTQAVEETCGFAVE, from the exons atgggTACTattgactcagcagttagacctataggctcctccaaaccccccacccctagctcacaaagatg TTATGTTGGGAAGGGCGACGGAATCCACATATCCGTCTGGAACCGAAGGAAGATCCACAAGAAAGCAGGCAGCGGTTTCCTGGGCTGCGTCAGAATCGTGGCTTCTGCCATTCATAGATTAAAGGACACTGGGT ATCAATGTTTGGACCTCACACGTGCTGGGAATGAAGATTGCGAACCTGTGCGAGGTCAGATCGTCGTCTCTCTAATGTCCAGAGATGGGAGGGGCACCGGCTCTCACAATGCTGTTGTTGATACTCTTGGAAACCTTTCATCACCAGATGATTTACCGGAG GGATGGGAAGAGAGAAGAACTCAGAATGGCAGATTGTACTACGTTAATCATCATGACCGAACCACAACGTGGGAGAGGCCAACTGTACCAGCGCATGTTAT AGTGGATCGCAGGCGACGTGACAAGACGTACGTGTGTCCATGTGCCATCTATATCTTCCTCTCGTCTGTCTTCTCCTGTGTTGCTCCCAAGGCCTGCAACTCTCCTTCCTGTTCCTCTGCTTCTCCCTCCTCTTCCCCTGCTTCTCAAAGGTGTAGCAGAAATCTTCCTAGTCAAGCATGTCCTCCCTCCACTTCTTCCTCTACTTCTGCATCACCTAGGTATATTAGAACTTCTAGTCAGGCTCATCGTGCAGCCATCATTACCACCACCACTTCCACCTCTTCTTCATCCTCACCCTTTGTTCCACCTCCTAACCATACTATTGGTTTTGGGGAAGAGGAATGCCCCCCTTACGATTCCCCTTGCTTGCCTCCGCCACCCTCTCTGCCGTCTGCTCCACCCAGTAGCATTTTGAATAGTGATGATGATGGCGAGGATGATGAACATTCTCGTCATACTCAAGCTCCTCTTCATCACTATGGCTTTGATTCCCTGTGCACTCTTCCTACTTCACCCTGCTCTTCTTCATGGTGCCCCCATGCAGCACCCACCTCACGACACAGTGCCACGTGTTGCAGGCCGGGTGACAGCAGCAGTGTCGTGGCTTCTCCAAGCAGACTTTCCACCTCGTCCATCACCAATAGCACATCAAATTCAAGCACAACTGCCACCGTGTCGTCTTCTTCCGTTGGAGTGGGAAATATCGTCCTCAGCAATCCCAACACTAGTTCGTCAGATGTTCCACCCGAAGGAACGCCTGTTAGAAG GGATCCTAGAGAACATAGAAGAAGTAGAGCAGATAGCATAGAACGCCAGAGTCAACGGGATTCTGCAGAGTCAAGACGTAACCCGGATTCTGTTAGGAGACGATCGGCTCGTCACCGTCACTACCTCTCACGCAATCAACTTCACCAACCACCAGATTTGCCCGAGGGTTTTG AAATGCGAACAACACaacaaggccaggtgtattactaCAATGTTAACCTGGGTACTTCAACCTGGCATGACCCCAGAGTTCCGAGAGACCTAGGCCATATTAATATAGATGAATTAGCTCCTCTTCCCCCGGGTTGGGAACTAAGACATACTGCAAGTGGAAGGCCTTACTTCTTGGACCACTGTAATCGCACTACACAGTTCACTGACCCGAGACTTTCAAATAGTCACATTCTCAGCAATATTTTAAG GTCACGTAATGAGAGCAATAGATTAAGTGTTATTGAAAATAGCAATAATAGTGAATGCAGAACTGGTAACagtgaaagtagtagtagtagtattcccaATAACAGAAGTAATAGTAGTAGGAGAAATAGTGCTTCACGTAGCAGAGGACCATCACCCGAAGCTAACACAAATGCAGAAAccgttagtagcagtagtcctccTCCTAGTAACGAAGAACCTAACAATTCGGTCAATAGCACACCTGCCAGTCCAACTATTGTTCCTACTAGTGGTGTTAGTAATAGTGTGAGCAGCGAAGGAAGTGGTGTTAATACTAGTGTAAATAGTACTGTTAATAGTAGTAACAATCCTGTGGTGCTCCAGAATAATACCACCAATTTACAaatcagcagtaataataataccaatgctCCTAAAGACCCGACTGTGATAGACGTTGAAAGCGAATGTCTCCCAAAATATAAGCGCGATTTAGTGGCCAAAATGAAAGTGTTGCGTGCAGAGTTGCAGTGCTTGCAACCCCAGAGTGGACATTGTCGTTTGGATATTCCACGTGGGGAAATCTTTGAAGAATCTTATCGTCAAATTATGAAGATGAGACCGAAAGACCTTAGAAAAAGACTCATGGTTAAATTTAAAGGGGAGGAAGGTCTAGATTACGGGGGTGTCGCTCGTGAATGGTTATATCTCTTGTCACATGAAATGCTCAATCCTTATTATGGACTTTTCCAGTATTCTCGAGATGACATTTATACTTTACAAATCAACCCAGACTCTAGTATTAATCCA GAACATCTCTCCTACTTTCATTTTGTGGGTAGAGTTATTGGAATGGCCGTGTTTCATGGTCATTACATTGATGGGGGCTTTTCTATGCCTTTCTACAAGATGTTACTTAATAAGCTCATTGTCTTGGATGATATTGAGGCAGTTGACCCAGATTTGCATCGATCTCTGAACTGGATgct GGAGAATGTAATCACTGACATTATTGACACTACATTTACTGTAGAACACGACTGTTTTGGCGTACTTCAAAAGAAGGAACTCAAACCAGGTGGAAATAATGTTATTGTCACAGAGGAGAATAAAAAGGAGTATGTTAGATTGTATGTTAACTTCAGGTTCATGCAG GGCATTGAACATCAGTTTGGAGCGCTTCAGAAAGGTTTCACAGAGGTTGTACCGCAACATTTGTTGAAGCCTTTTGATGAAAGAGAGCTAGAATTGATAATTGGCGGTCTAGGAAAAATAGATATTGAAGACTGGAAAGCAAACACAAGATTAAAG CACTGCACACCAGAAACACCTGTTGTGGGATGGTTTTGGCAAATAGTGGATTCTTACACTGAGGAAATGAGAGCAAGGTTACTTCAGTTTGTAACTGGTTCATCTCGTGTTCCTCTACAAGGCTTCAAGGCCCTACAAGGATCCACTGGTGCTGCCGGTCCACGTCTTTTCACCATTCATCAGATTGATGCCCCAAGTG AGAATTTGCCGAAAGCACATACATGCTTTAATCGTATTGACCTTCCCCCTTACGAGTCTTACATTAAGATGCTGGAGAAGTTGACTCAAGCCGTGGAGGAGACTTGTGGATTTGCTGTAGAATAA